A single region of the Rhodospirillales bacterium genome encodes:
- the motB gene encoding flagellar motor protein MotB, translated as MSDKQDELRPIIIKKVKKVAGGHHGGAWKVAYADFVTAMMAFFLLLWLLNVTTKEQKEGIAEYFDPTPMVSKSDDGAGGLLGGLTVSPEGAMISQKEPVPPPSPDVPAVRAGSNPPDTINDPTKIEEEKLRAEIKKREDEEFKKTESAINQAIQGTPDLQDLAKNIMMDITPEGLRIQIVDQDGASMFPSGSAQMYEKTTKLMQKVAKIILGTPNELSIRGHTDGVAYGAGATYTNWELSADRANSSRRVLLDAGVPKSRVNNVLGKADKDHLFSDDPADARNRRISIILLRQELTTQEGANRSNEAVKHKEIKEKRKLYQRSSGSVEFP; from the coding sequence ATGTCTGATAAACAGGACGAACTCCGCCCCATTATCATCAAAAAGGTCAAAAAGGTTGCCGGCGGCCATCACGGCGGCGCATGGAAAGTGGCCTATGCGGATTTCGTGACCGCCATGATGGCGTTCTTCCTGCTGCTGTGGCTCCTGAACGTCACCACGAAAGAGCAAAAAGAGGGGATTGCCGAATATTTCGACCCCACCCCGATGGTCAGCAAGAGCGATGACGGCGCAGGCGGTTTGCTCGGCGGACTGACCGTGTCGCCGGAAGGCGCCATGATAAGCCAGAAAGAACCCGTCCCCCCGCCTTCGCCGGACGTTCCTGCTGTCAGAGCAGGCAGCAATCCGCCGGACACCATCAACGATCCCACAAAGATCGAGGAAGAAAAACTTCGCGCGGAAATCAAAAAGCGCGAGGATGAGGAATTCAAAAAAACGGAAAGCGCCATCAATCAGGCCATTCAGGGAACGCCGGACCTTCAGGACCTGGCCAAAAATATCATGATGGACATCACGCCCGAGGGCCTGCGCATTCAGATCGTCGATCAGGACGGCGCCTCCATGTTCCCGTCGGGCAGCGCCCAGATGTATGAAAAAACGACCAAACTCATGCAGAAAGTAGCCAAAATCATTTTGGGAACGCCCAACGAGCTTTCCATTCGCGGCCATACGGACGGCGTCGCTTATGGCGCGGGCGCCACCTATACGAACTGGGAGCTGTCCGCGGACCGGGCCAATTCCTCCCGCCGCGTTCTTCTCGATGCCGGCGTGCCCAAATCCCGCGTCAATAATGTTCTGGGCAAGGCCGACAAGGATCATCTCTTTTCCGACGACCCGGCGGATGCGCGCAACCGCCGGATTTCCATCATCCTCCTGCGGCAGGAACTCACCACGCAGGAAGGCGCCAACCGCAGCAACGAAGCGGTGAAACACAAAGAAATAAAAGAGAAAAGAAAACTCTACCAACGCTCTTCCGGAAGTGTTGAATTTCCTTAG
- a CDS encoding class I SAM-dependent methyltransferase yields MKCSSAYTLDVSQKHSKLSDNFAANDPGRLYLKERVSLHPRNATIADIGCGDGKDIRTFEEMGFSNITGIEPSDSSRQIALERASSAVAIKDGFFENIPLDDNSVDVATARFSLHYCDDLKRAFNEVARVLKPGGKFYAVISDPDLDQEEPRNDDGTISITLFDEQVKITYPLHTLDGYIEAAKKAGLTFDIERRYCGLEADRSKNGKNNSLCFAAALKR; encoded by the coding sequence ATGAAATGCTCTTCCGCATACACTTTGGATGTAAGTCAAAAGCACTCCAAACTCTCTGACAATTTTGCTGCAAACGATCCTGGCAGGCTTTATTTAAAAGAACGAGTGTCTCTGCACCCTCGTAACGCAACGATAGCAGACATTGGTTGTGGAGACGGAAAGGACATCAGAACATTTGAAGAGATGGGGTTTTCAAATATAACGGGAATAGAACCGTCTGACAGTTCCCGCCAAATTGCGTTAGAACGCGCGTCATCTGCCGTTGCAATTAAAGATGGATTCTTTGAAAATATTCCTTTGGATGACAACAGCGTTGATGTAGCCACGGCCCGTTTTTCTCTTCATTACTGCGACGACCTGAAAAGAGCCTTTAATGAAGTGGCAAGAGTCTTGAAACCCGGTGGAAAATTTTATGCCGTTATTTCTGATCCGGATCTGGATCAGGAAGAACCCCGAAATGACGACGGAACAATTTCAATCACTTTATTTGACGAACAGGTAAAAATTACTTACCCCCTTCACACATTAGATGGTTATATTGAGGCTGCAAAAAAGGCCGGACTTACATTTGATATTGAGCGCAGATATTGCGGCCTTGAAGCGGACAGGAGTAAGAACGGCAAAAATAACAGCTTATGTTTTGCCGCGGCGTTAAAACGATAA
- the parC gene encoding DNA topoisomerase IV subunit A, whose translation MGKKGQAVEQHIVDEGIEGILSERYLSYALSTIMSRSLPDVRDGMKPVHRRLLYAMYQLQLKPESAPKKCARVVGDVIGKYHPHGDSSVYDALVRLAQDFAVRYPLIDGQGNFGNIDGDNAAAMRYTESRLTQVAQLLLNGIDEDAVDFRETYDGSENEPVVLPGGFPNLLANGSSGIAVGMATNIPPFNAAELCEACLEMLESDIDEKGLVKIIKGPDFPTGGILVEPKENIMAAYRSGKGAFRLRAKWEKEDLKQGQYQIVVTEIPYQVQKSKLIEKIADQINAKKLPMLEDVRDESAEDIRLVLVPRSRNVEPELLMEAMFRNCDLETRFNMNMNVLDHGITPRVMSLKDVLQAWLDHQQEVLVRRSSYRLEKVLRRIEVLEGFLTVYLNIDKVIKIIRTKDKPKEELIKAFGLTEVQAEAILNMRLRSLNKLQEIELRGEHDALSKERDDLQKLLKSEARQWSAIKKQIRDIQKIFGKDTALGKRRTKIGAAPAPVDIENLEEAMIEKEPVTVICSSKGWIRGMKGHGLNTGDLKYKDGDRGRFVLEAQTTDKIVVFGSNGRFYTIGGDKLPPGRGYGEPLRLMVDLPNDADIVDMKVYDPNVKMVVAADDGRGFVVKMEDVLAQTKNGKQILNVSGKAEAKLCCPIGEGHDHIAVIGKNRKMIVFDLAEIPEMSKGKGVILQRYKEGGLSDLKTFKWEDGLSFKYGSGETFVGDLNPWAGNRAQAGRLPPNGFPKSNKFG comes from the coding sequence ATGGGTAAAAAGGGACAAGCCGTAGAGCAGCATATTGTAGATGAGGGGATCGAGGGGATTCTCTCCGAGCGGTACTTGTCCTACGCGCTTTCCACGATTATGAGCCGGTCCCTGCCGGACGTGCGCGACGGGATGAAGCCCGTGCACCGCCGTCTCCTTTATGCCATGTATCAGTTGCAGCTCAAGCCCGAAAGCGCGCCGAAAAAATGCGCCCGCGTGGTCGGGGACGTGATCGGTAAATACCATCCGCACGGGGATAGTTCCGTTTATGATGCGCTGGTGCGGCTGGCGCAGGATTTTGCCGTGCGCTATCCGCTGATCGACGGGCAGGGGAATTTCGGGAATATCGACGGGGATAACGCCGCCGCGATGCGTTACACGGAAAGCCGCCTGACGCAGGTCGCGCAGCTTCTTTTAAACGGCATAGACGAAGACGCCGTCGATTTCCGCGAAACCTATGACGGCAGCGAAAACGAACCGGTCGTCCTGCCTGGCGGGTTTCCCAATCTTCTCGCAAACGGCTCTTCCGGGATCGCCGTGGGGATGGCCACCAATATTCCCCCTTTTAATGCGGCCGAGCTGTGTGAAGCCTGTCTGGAAATGCTCGAAAGCGACATCGACGAAAAGGGGCTTGTGAAGATTATCAAGGGGCCGGATTTTCCCACGGGCGGCATACTGGTGGAGCCGAAAGAGAATATCATGGCCGCCTATCGAAGCGGGAAGGGCGCGTTCCGGCTGCGGGCCAAATGGGAAAAAGAGGACCTGAAGCAAGGGCAATACCAGATCGTGGTTACCGAGATTCCCTATCAGGTTCAAAAATCCAAACTGATCGAAAAAATTGCGGACCAGATCAACGCCAAAAAACTGCCGATGCTGGAGGATGTCCGCGATGAATCGGCGGAAGACATTCGTCTGGTCCTTGTGCCGCGCAGCCGGAATGTGGAACCGGAACTTCTCATGGAAGCGATGTTCCGTAACTGCGACCTGGAAACGCGCTTTAACATGAATATGAATGTGCTGGATCACGGCATTACCCCGCGCGTGATGAGCCTGAAAGACGTGTTGCAGGCATGGCTGGACCATCAGCAGGAGGTCCTCGTCCGGCGCTCGTCCTACCGCCTTGAAAAAGTGCTGCGCCGGATCGAAGTGCTGGAAGGATTTCTGACCGTCTACCTGAATATCGACAAGGTCATCAAGATTATCCGCACCAAGGACAAGCCGAAAGAGGAACTGATAAAGGCTTTCGGACTTACGGAGGTACAGGCCGAAGCCATCCTCAATATGCGCTTGCGCTCCTTGAACAAGTTGCAGGAGATTGAACTCAGGGGCGAGCATGACGCACTTTCCAAAGAGCGGGACGACCTCCAGAAACTGCTGAAATCCGAAGCGCGGCAGTGGAGCGCCATCAAAAAACAGATCAGGGATATCCAGAAAATATTCGGCAAGGACACGGCGCTTGGCAAACGGCGGACGAAAATCGGCGCTGCGCCTGCGCCGGTCGATATTGAAAATCTCGAAGAAGCGATGATCGAAAAAGAACCCGTCACGGTGATCTGTTCTTCCAAAGGCTGGATCCGCGGCATGAAAGGGCACGGATTAAACACCGGCGACCTGAAATATAAAGACGGGGATCGCGGGCGCTTTGTGCTGGAAGCCCAGACCACGGACAAGATTGTGGTCTTTGGCTCGAACGGGCGTTTTTATACCATCGGCGGCGATAAACTGCCACCGGGCCGGGGCTATGGGGAGCCGCTGCGCCTGATGGTCGATCTGCCCAATGACGCCGACATCGTAGACATGAAGGTTTACGATCCCAACGTTAAAATGGTTGTTGCCGCCGATGACGGGCGCGGCTTTGTCGTGAAGATGGAAGACGTTCTGGCCCAGACCAAAAACGGAAAACAAATTCTCAACGTCTCCGGCAAGGCGGAGGCGAAGCTCTGCTGTCCGATCGGGGAAGGGCACGACCATATCGCCGTCATCGGTAAAAACCGGAAAATGATCGTCTTCGACCTTGCCGAAATTCCGGAAATGTCCAAAGGCAAGGGCGTGATTTTACAGCGCTATAAAGAGGGCGGCCTGTCCGATCTGAAAACCTTTAAATGGGAAGACGGGCTGTCCTTCAAATACGGCAGCGGCGAAACATTTGTCGGGGATCTGAACCCCTGGGCGGGCAACCGCGCGCAGGCCGGACGCCTCCCCCCCAACGGTTTCCCGAAGAGTAATAAGTTTGGGTAA
- the recO gene encoding DNA repair protein RecO — MESWSDQGIVLHARPHGENGAIVALLTCEHGRHAGYVHGGRSSKKRGMLEPGSLIKAQWQSRVEENLGSYTVEQERGIPPFLMDDPLKLGALLSACSLCDAALPEREGHPGLFHGFQALMTALEEEHWGPVYVMWELAFLKELGFGLELSKCAGGGDAGQLTHISPKSGRAVSAEKAEPYKDRLLELPDFLKPQGGPGAPEEVLKGLRMTGYFLEHWAFAHHTKGVPEARLRFAERFRKTISPSVRAEGEAI; from the coding sequence ATGGAATCATGGTCCGATCAAGGGATTGTCCTGCATGCCCGCCCGCACGGTGAAAACGGCGCGATTGTCGCGCTGCTGACCTGCGAGCATGGCCGTCACGCGGGCTATGTGCATGGCGGGCGGTCTTCGAAAAAACGGGGCATGCTGGAGCCGGGCTCTTTAATCAAGGCGCAGTGGCAATCCCGCGTTGAAGAGAATCTAGGCTCTTACACGGTAGAGCAGGAAAGGGGGATTCCTCCTTTCCTGATGGATGACCCTTTGAAGCTTGGCGCGCTTTTGTCGGCCTGCAGCCTGTGCGACGCGGCCCTGCCGGAGCGGGAGGGGCATCCGGGCCTTTTCCACGGATTCCAGGCGTTGATGACGGCGCTGGAAGAGGAGCATTGGGGGCCGGTTTACGTGATGTGGGAACTGGCCTTTTTGAAGGAGCTGGGCTTTGGGCTGGAGCTGAGCAAATGTGCAGGGGGCGGGGATGCAGGGCAGCTTACCCATATCAGCCCGAAATCCGGCCGCGCGGTGAGCGCCGAAAAAGCAGAGCCTTACAAAGACAGGCTTTTGGAACTGCCGGATTTTTTGAAGCCGCAAGGAGGCCCCGGTGCGCCGGAGGAGGTTTTGAAGGGGCTAAGAATGACGGGCTATTTTCTGGAGCACTGGGCGTTTGCCCATCATACCAAAGGCGTGCCGGAAGCCCGCCTGAGATTCGCGGAGAGGTTTCGGAAAACGATTTCACCGTCAGTGCGAGCCGAAGGCGAAGCAATCTAA
- a CDS encoding DUF108 domain-containing protein — translation MTIKTGIAGCGALGGIVAGALVEGIDGYELIGISDIRKPPFDVPLMDFEELAEKADLVIECLPPKEVPKLARIVLKKNKRLVLISAAALLLYPEIETWAAGSEGRIIVPSGALSGLDAVSALNCAGIQSAKIRSTKPPKGFTGAPYVVQEQIDLDAITEKTKLFEGNALEAARAFPANVNVAASLSLAGIGPEKTRVEVWADPDIRGNSHEITVSGERSTITSKVENTPDPANPKSSMLAGYSIVAWLKKQNAKIAGA, via the coding sequence ATGACAATAAAAACAGGAATTGCAGGTTGCGGCGCGCTGGGCGGAATCGTGGCCGGGGCCCTCGTCGAAGGGATTGACGGGTATGAATTGATCGGGATTTCCGACATCCGTAAACCGCCTTTTGATGTGCCGCTTATGGATTTTGAAGAGCTGGCTGAAAAAGCGGACCTCGTGATTGAGTGCCTTCCGCCCAAAGAGGTGCCGAAGCTGGCGCGAATCGTTTTGAAAAAAAACAAGCGCCTTGTCTTGATCAGTGCCGCCGCCCTCCTTCTGTATCCGGAAATCGAAACATGGGCGGCCGGAAGCGAGGGCCGCATTATCGTGCCCTCCGGCGCGTTATCGGGTCTTGATGCCGTATCGGCCCTGAACTGCGCGGGTATTCAAAGCGCAAAAATCCGCTCGACCAAGCCTCCCAAAGGCTTTACCGGGGCGCCCTATGTGGTACAGGAACAAATCGATCTGGACGCGATCACGGAAAAAACGAAACTTTTCGAAGGCAATGCGCTGGAGGCCGCCAGGGCCTTTCCCGCCAATGTCAATGTCGCCGCCAGCTTGAGCCTTGCGGGAATCGGCCCCGAAAAAACACGCGTGGAAGTCTGGGCCGATCCGGATATACGCGGCAACTCTCATGAAATCACCGTCTCCGGCGAGCGCAGCACCATTACCTCGAAGGTCGAAAACACGCCTGATCCCGCCAATCCCAAAAGCTCCATGCTCGCGGGCTATTCCATCGTGGCGTGGCTGAAGAAACAAAACGCAAAAATTGCGGGGGCGTAA
- the folP gene encoding dihydropteroate synthase encodes MIDLKQGPVLMGIVNVTPDSFSDGGNFLAPEKAVAQGLKLYREGAEILDIGGESTRPGAQKVSPEEELSRVLPVIEGLKDCGALLSVDTRNAGTMKAALAAGAGMVNDVSALTHDPAALDVVAEHEAFVCLMHMKGTPEHMQEAPAYKDVVQEVYDYLAGRIEICLTAGIARNRIVIDPGIGFGKTLEHNLKLLKNINKFQGLGAAVMLGASRKSFIEKLIPKTPVEERLAGSLTAALWGLRQGVQVFRVHDVAQTRQAFTVFQVISAKD; translated from the coding sequence ATGATTGATTTAAAGCAGGGGCCCGTTTTGATGGGAATTGTCAATGTCACGCCGGACAGTTTTTCGGACGGCGGGAATTTTCTGGCACCGGAAAAGGCCGTTGCACAGGGGCTCAAATTATATCGGGAGGGCGCGGAAATTCTGGATATCGGCGGGGAATCGACCCGTCCGGGCGCCCAGAAAGTCTCGCCGGAAGAGGAGCTGTCCCGGGTTTTGCCCGTGATCGAAGGGCTTAAAGATTGCGGCGCGCTCCTGTCGGTGGATACCCGCAATGCCGGCACGATGAAGGCGGCGCTGGCCGCCGGGGCCGGGATGGTCAACGATGTGAGCGCCCTGACGCATGATCCGGCGGCGCTGGACGTCGTGGCGGAACACGAAGCTTTTGTCTGCCTGATGCATATGAAGGGAACGCCGGAGCATATGCAGGAAGCACCCGCTTACAAGGATGTGGTGCAGGAGGTCTATGATTACCTGGCCGGGCGGATCGAGATTTGCCTGACGGCGGGGATTGCCCGGAACAGGATCGTTATCGATCCGGGAATAGGGTTCGGCAAGACATTAGAACACAACCTGAAATTATTGAAAAATATAAATAAATTCCAGGGGCTGGGCGCGGCGGTGATGCTGGGGGCGTCGCGAAAGAGCTTCATTGAGAAGCTCATCCCGAAGACGCCGGTAGAGGAGCGTTTGGCAGGCTCCCTGACAGCAGCGCTTTGGGGCCTCCGGCAGGGCGTGCAGGTTTTCCGCGTGCATGATGTTGCCCAGACAAGGCAGGCTTTTACCGTTTTTCAGGTGATTTCAGCAAAAGATTGA
- the folK gene encoding 2-amino-4-hydroxy-6-hydroxymethyldihydropteridine diphosphokinase, translating to MILIALGANLSGAYGVPAQTLRAAEAEMRRRGLDILASSHIWKSAPVPFDAAQPWYYNAVVSVRTSLSPQALLALLLEIERDFGRVRSVKNAARTLDLDLIAYHDEILTGPDLVLPHPRMSERAFVLRPLAEIAPEWVHPVSHKSLSDLISGLPESQEIEVADD from the coding sequence TTGATTCTGATCGCTCTTGGCGCAAATTTATCCGGTGCGTATGGCGTGCCCGCGCAAACGCTGCGCGCGGCCGAGGCGGAAATGAGGCGGCGGGGCCTCGATATTCTGGCCTCTTCCCATATCTGGAAAAGCGCGCCGGTTCCTTTCGACGCCGCGCAGCCCTGGTATTATAACGCGGTCGTATCCGTCCGGACGTCCCTTTCGCCGCAGGCGTTGCTGGCCCTTCTTCTGGAGATAGAGCGGGATTTCGGGCGCGTGCGCTCCGTTAAAAACGCGGCCCGGACGCTGGATCTGGATCTGATTGCCTATCACGATGAAATCCTGACAGGCCCTGACCTTGTTTTGCCGCATCCGCGTATGAGCGAGAGGGCTTTCGTTCTGCGGCCTCTGGCCGAGATCGCGCCGGAATGGGTGCATCCCGTCTCGCATAAAAGTCTTTCTGACCTTATTTCGGGCCTTCCGGAATCCCAGGAAATAGAGGTGGCGGATGATTGA
- a CDS encoding DUF882 domain-containing protein, protein MTISDQGSLPEDDKCLITRRALLSTGVKVALGAAIVPSVASPVAASVFGSNKEITRGSRRISFRNVHTGEMFSGVYRVGDKYLPDAFEQINVVLRDFRSDDVFPIDPRVIDIIYTVHEMTDQKQPYEVLSAYRCPKTNSMLRRASSGVAKTSLHMTGQAIDLRLPGVASTNIRDIAKSLKAGGVGYYRKSNFVHIDSGGVRSW, encoded by the coding sequence ATGACGATTTCAGATCAGGGTTCTTTGCCCGAAGATGATAAATGTTTAATCACGCGCCGCGCGCTTTTGTCTACAGGCGTAAAAGTTGCCCTGGGCGCCGCCATCGTTCCTTCCGTCGCCAGCCCCGTAGCGGCATCGGTGTTCGGGAGCAATAAAGAAATTACACGCGGAAGCCGCCGCATCTCTTTCCGCAATGTGCATACGGGGGAGATGTTCTCCGGCGTCTATCGCGTGGGGGACAAATACCTTCCAGACGCTTTCGAACAGATCAATGTGGTCCTGCGCGATTTCCGCAGTGACGATGTTTTCCCGATTGATCCGCGCGTTATCGATATTATCTATACCGTGCATGAAATGACGGATCAGAAGCAGCCCTACGAGGTTCTTTCCGCTTACCGCTGCCCGAAAACAAACTCCATGCTGCGGCGGGCGAGTTCGGGCGTTGCCAAGACATCCCTGCACATGACCGGGCAGGCGATTGACTTGCGTCTGCCGGGCGTTGCAAGCACGAATATCCGGGACATTGCCAAAAGCCTGAAAGCCGGCGGGGTAGGATATTACCGTAAAAGCAATTTTGTCCATATCGATTCCGGCGGGGTCAGAAGCTGGTAG
- a CDS encoding L,D-transpeptidase family protein, with amino-acid sequence MLGPVFLALITGAFLWGNPAPSQAQMAAAHAGSESDAQKSLVVESGLMGVLQDPQATRHSFFDVAALRGFYESRDNEPAWVRGRTRYQYKAHHILEVLEESWTHGLDPRKYHISEIKALLDAPFGQRRFELELLLSDALILYGRDLTGMRIDPEKRWGKIPQKVNYWRRPLEAREILERVSGTSDVKNALRSLEPEGKLYGALRRELVALASQPAEDGNSPLHFKGVLRVGDEHKAVADIRRYMGMDPEKALNGKYYYDDELAQEIMAFQYRHGLEPDGVIGPQTVALMNVTRQDKINQIVANLERLRWVEQNKPDRYILVNIPSATLWAVDQGAVKLEMPVIVGKKGRPTNSFKTEITGVRFNPNWTVPPTIKRDDFLPRLKEDPYYLSKRGIQITQGSGRNARHVDPATIDWNTATQRDLGQIRMVQSPGRSNPLGQVRVIMENPYNIYLHDTNKPEYFKKNSRALSSGCIRVSKPKELAAFILDKNDGWSAQKAENILASGRLTDIMTDEPLPVYILYQSVWQDDRGRIVFGADLYGQDRQLIEALSGKKGFQVPENLVKSASTLPLTGKKSGLELGSVNQ; translated from the coding sequence TTGCTTGGCCCGGTTTTTCTGGCGCTGATAACGGGCGCTTTTTTGTGGGGAAATCCCGCCCCTTCGCAGGCGCAGATGGCGGCGGCCCATGCGGGCAGCGAGTCCGACGCCCAGAAGTCTCTGGTCGTTGAAAGCGGGTTGATGGGGGTTTTACAGGATCCGCAGGCCACGCGGCATTCCTTTTTCGATGTTGCCGCTTTACGCGGATTTTATGAATCGCGCGATAACGAACCGGCCTGGGTGCGCGGGCGAACGCGTTATCAGTACAAGGCGCACCATATTCTGGAGGTACTGGAAGAGAGCTGGACCCACGGACTGGATCCACGGAAATACCATATTTCAGAGATAAAAGCGCTTCTGGATGCGCCCTTCGGACAGAGGCGTTTTGAACTTGAATTGCTCCTGTCCGATGCCCTGATCCTTTACGGGCGCGATTTAACAGGGATGCGTATTGACCCCGAAAAGAGGTGGGGAAAGATTCCGCAAAAGGTGAATTACTGGCGCCGGCCTTTGGAGGCCCGGGAGATTCTGGAACGTGTTTCCGGCACATCGGATGTCAAAAACGCTTTGCGCTCTCTGGAGCCGGAAGGAAAGCTTTACGGCGCGCTGCGGCGGGAACTGGTGGCGCTGGCATCGCAGCCGGCGGAAGATGGAAATTCCCCTCTTCATTTCAAAGGCGTTTTACGCGTCGGGGACGAACATAAAGCCGTTGCGGATATTCGCCGCTACATGGGAATGGATCCCGAAAAAGCGCTGAATGGCAAATATTATTACGATGACGAACTGGCGCAGGAAATCATGGCGTTCCAGTACCGGCACGGACTGGAGCCGGACGGCGTGATCGGGCCGCAGACAGTGGCGCTGATGAACGTAACGCGGCAGGACAAGATCAACCAGATCGTCGCCAATCTTGAGCGCCTGCGCTGGGTGGAGCAAAACAAGCCGGACCGCTATATCCTGGTCAATATTCCCTCGGCGACGTTATGGGCCGTGGATCAGGGGGCTGTGAAGCTTGAAATGCCTGTGATTGTCGGTAAAAAAGGCCGCCCGACCAATAGTTTCAAGACCGAGATTACGGGCGTCCGGTTTAATCCGAACTGGACCGTCCCTCCGACCATCAAGCGGGACGACTTCCTGCCCAGACTTAAGGAAGATCCTTATTATCTGAGCAAGCGCGGTATTCAGATCACGCAAGGTTCGGGCCGGAACGCCCGCCATGTCGACCCGGCCACGATTGACTGGAATACGGCGACCCAGAGAGATTTGGGCCAGATCAGAATGGTCCAGAGCCCCGGACGCAGCAATCCGCTGGGGCAGGTGCGGGTCATCATGGAAAACCCCTACAACATCTATTTGCACGACACCAACAAGCCGGAATATTTCAAGAAAAATTCGCGCGCGTTGAGTTCCGGCTGTATCCGGGTATCAAAGCCCAAAGAGCTTGCCGCGTTCATTTTGGATAAAAATGACGGATGGTCGGCGCAAAAGGCCGAAAATATCCTGGCCTCCGGCAGGCTGACCGACATCATGACGGACGAGCCCCTGCCGGTTTATATTTTATATCAGAGCGTCTGGCAGGACGACCGGGGGCGAATCGTCTTCGGGGCGGATTTGTACGGGCAGGACCGGCAACTGATCGAGGCTTTGTCCGGTAAAAAGGGGTTTCAGGTCCCTGAAAACCTTGTGAAATCCGCTTCAACCCTCCCGTTAACCGGCAAAAAGTCGGGCCTTGAACTGGGCAGCGTAAACCAGTAG